A single region of the Cricetulus griseus strain 17A/GY unplaced genomic scaffold, alternate assembly CriGri-PICRH-1.0 unplaced_scaffold_1, whole genome shotgun sequence genome encodes:
- the LOC103159332 gene encoding nucleoporin SEH1: protein MFLPCSIETDHKDLIHDVSFDFHGRRMATCSSDHSIKVWDKSESGDWQCTAIWKSHNGSVWHVTWAHPEFGQVLASCSFDRTAAVWEEVVGESNKKLREQSHWVKRTTLLGSRTSVTDVKFAPKHMGLMLATCSADGIVRIYEAPDVMNLSQWSLQHEISCKLSCSCISWNPSVSRAHSPMIAVGSNDNSPKAMAKVQIFEYNENTRKYAEAETLMTATDTVHDIAFAPNLGRSFHILAIATKDVRIFTLKPVRKELTSSGGPTKFEIHMVAQFDNHNSQVWRVSWNITGTVLASSGDDGCVRLWKAIYMDNWKCTGILKHHWSPVNGSSQLGN from the coding sequence ATGTTTCTGCCATGCAGCATCGAGACAGACCACAAGGACCTCATCCATGATGTGTCTTTCGACTTCCACGGGCGCCGGATGGCCACCTGCTCCAGTGACCACAGTATCAAGGTCTGGGATAAAAGTGAAAGTGGAGATTGGCAGTGTACTGCTATTTGGAAGTCACATAATGGGTCTGTATGGCATGTGACATGGGCTCATCCTGAATTTGGACAAGTTTTGGCTTCCTGTTCTTTTGACCGAACAGCAGCTGTTTGGGAAGAAGTAGTAGGAGAATCAAACAAGAAACTTCGAGAACAGAGTCACTGGGTGAAGAGGACAACTCTACTGGGCAGTAGAACATCTGTTACTGATGTGAAATTTGCTCCCAAACATATGGGTCTGATGTTAGCAACCTGTTCAGCAGATGGCATAGTAAGAATATATGAGGCCCCAGATGTTATGAATCTCAGCCAGTGGTCTCTACAGCACGAGATCTCATGTAAGCTGAGCTGCAGCTGTATTTCTTGGAACCCTTCTGTCTCTCGTGCTCACTCCCCAATGATCGCTGTGGGAAGTAATGACAACAGTCCAAAGGCAATGGCAAAGGTTCAGATTTTTGAGTACAATGAAAACACCAGGAAATATGCAGAAGCAGAAACTCTTATGACAGCCACCGATACTGTTCATGATATTGCCTTTGCTCCAAATTTGGGGAGATCTTTCCACATCCTGGCAATAGCCACCAAAGATGTACGAATTTTCACATTAAAACCTGTGAGGAAAGAACTTACTTCTTCTGGTGGTCCCACAAAATTTgaaatccatatggtggctcagtTTGATAATCACAACTCTCAGGTCTGGAGGGTGAGTTGGAACATAACAGGAACAGTGCTAGCATCCTCAGGAGATGACGGCTGCGTGAGGTTGTGGAAAGCTATTTACATGGACAATTGGAAGTGTACTGGTATTTTGAAACATCACTGGAGCCCAGTAAATGGGAGTTCTCAGCTGGGAAATTGA